In one Vampirovibrio chlorellavorus genomic region, the following are encoded:
- a CDS encoding efflux RND transporter permease subunit: MFQNILKRPVLGLVISIFIVFLGCLSIQQLPISQFPQIAPTVVNVFIAYPGASADVLTKSTLIPLEAAINGVPGMRYMASDATSAGEATLRLVFEPGTDSNQAVVNVKTRVDRVMTSLPELVQREGVILLPLQPSMLMYIDLYSESKNIDQKYLFNYAYTKLIPEIQRINGVANASLLGTRTYSMRIWLKPDRLRAYSISPEEVVKAISEQSIIARPGRLGQSSGKKAQATEYVLDYEGRYNEPKQYENIIIKSSEFGEMVKLKDVAEVELGSEFYDIYNTLDGKPSASLILKQTPNSNGAAVIKNIKEKIKELEKDFPDGIKVKYSYDVSKFLDASIEQVVDTIRDAFILVTLVVFLFLGDWRSTIIPIIAVPISLIGAFFVLLLFGMSINLITLFAVVLAIGIVVDDAIVVVEAVHSKMEEDPTLSPYAATQKAMKELGGAIIAITLVMISVFCPIAFMSGPVGVFYRQFSITMASSIIISGLVALTLTPVLCAMVLRNHGSHGNHDSHGEHASHKKSRNLLKRGIDQFNVLFDKLTQRYMWLLDKIVTKRVITFGVIVLFAIGIFIFNKIVSSGFVPSEDQGTIYAIVQTPPGSTLEYTNQVVSQLQKISEKVEGVESVTSMVGYEIMTEGRGSNAGTCLINLKSWEERKESVHDIIEALEKKSEALGAKVEFFEPPAIPGFGTSGGFSLRLLDKSGETNYQELEKVTQEFMRNLEKRKEIRGLFTFYNATYPQYKIKIDNQLAMQKGVSINNAMENLNILISGSYEQGFIRFGRFFKVFTQAAPEYRRNLDDLNNYFVKNDHGEMVPYSSFMTTEKTQGANEITRYNLYNSAVIRGFPGNNFTSGDAIDAIKDVALKTLPRGYDIAWEDLSYDQAKRGNEFAVISLIVVLFVYLVLAAQYESFVLPLAVLLSLPIGIFGSYFMLKLMGLANDVYAQIAIITLIGLLGKNAVLIVEFAVQKRNEGLSILEAALEGAKMRFRPILMTSFAFIAGLLPLVLSHGAGAVGNRTLGSSAMGGMISGTLIGIVIIPGLYFAFATLVDGKKLLQDETQTTLTEAIVGKKARNKTQFKILRLMFRRLIRKLRTSRQISKPD; the protein is encoded by the coding sequence ATGTTTCAGAATATACTTAAAAGACCGGTTTTAGGTCTGGTCATCTCAATATTTATCGTATTTTTGGGCTGTCTTTCCATTCAGCAACTGCCTATCTCACAGTTTCCACAAATCGCGCCCACAGTGGTCAACGTCTTCATTGCCTATCCGGGCGCCAGTGCGGATGTCCTGACAAAATCCACCTTAATTCCGCTAGAGGCGGCCATTAACGGCGTTCCGGGCATGCGTTATATGGCCTCCGACGCGACCAGTGCCGGTGAGGCGACGCTGAGACTGGTTTTTGAACCCGGAACCGATTCAAACCAGGCCGTGGTCAACGTGAAAACACGGGTGGATAGGGTCATGACCTCTCTGCCCGAGTTGGTGCAACGAGAGGGTGTCATCTTATTACCGCTCCAACCCTCCATGTTGATGTACATCGATTTATATTCTGAATCCAAAAATATCGATCAAAAATACCTTTTTAATTACGCCTACACCAAGCTGATTCCCGAAATTCAACGCATAAACGGGGTGGCCAACGCCAGCTTGCTGGGTACCCGGACCTACTCCATGAGAATTTGGTTAAAGCCAGACAGGTTGAGGGCTTACAGCATCTCTCCGGAAGAAGTGGTCAAGGCGATTAGCGAACAAAGTATTATTGCCCGTCCCGGCAGGTTGGGTCAAAGTTCCGGGAAAAAAGCCCAGGCAACGGAGTACGTTCTTGACTATGAGGGTCGCTACAATGAGCCCAAGCAATACGAGAACATCATTATCAAAAGTTCCGAGTTTGGAGAAATGGTCAAGCTCAAGGATGTCGCCGAAGTTGAACTGGGAAGCGAATTTTATGACATCTATAACACGCTGGATGGCAAGCCGTCCGCCTCGCTCATACTGAAGCAAACACCCAACAGCAATGGGGCGGCCGTCATCAAAAATATCAAGGAAAAGATCAAAGAGCTTGAAAAAGATTTTCCAGACGGCATCAAAGTCAAATACAGTTACGATGTTTCCAAATTTCTGGACGCTTCAATTGAGCAGGTAGTGGATACCATCAGAGACGCGTTTATTTTGGTAACCCTGGTGGTATTTTTATTCCTGGGGGATTGGCGATCTACCATCATTCCCATTATCGCGGTACCCATTTCCCTGATTGGCGCCTTTTTCGTGCTGCTTCTATTTGGAATGTCCATCAACCTGATTACCCTGTTTGCGGTGGTTCTGGCAATCGGGATTGTGGTAGACGATGCCATTGTGGTGGTAGAAGCCGTCCACAGTAAAATGGAGGAAGATCCCACACTCTCTCCCTACGCTGCCACCCAAAAAGCCATGAAGGAACTGGGGGGAGCCATTATTGCCATCACCCTGGTTATGATTTCCGTATTCTGTCCGATTGCCTTTATGAGTGGCCCTGTGGGCGTATTTTACAGGCAATTTTCCATTACCATGGCCAGTTCCATTATCATTTCGGGGTTAGTGGCGCTCACCCTGACGCCTGTACTGTGCGCGATGGTTCTCAGAAATCATGGCAGCCACGGCAATCATGACAGTCACGGCGAACACGCCAGCCACAAAAAATCCAGGAATTTATTGAAACGCGGGATCGATCAATTCAATGTGCTTTTCGATAAATTGACGCAACGCTACATGTGGCTTCTGGATAAAATTGTCACCAAGCGTGTCATCACCTTCGGGGTTATCGTATTATTTGCAATCGGGATTTTTATTTTTAACAAAATCGTCTCCTCAGGCTTTGTACCCAGTGAAGATCAAGGCACCATTTACGCGATTGTGCAAACGCCCCCCGGCTCGACCCTGGAATATACCAACCAGGTCGTGAGTCAGTTACAAAAAATTTCCGAAAAAGTAGAGGGGGTCGAATCCGTCACCTCAATGGTGGGCTATGAGATTATGACGGAAGGTAGGGGCTCCAACGCCGGCACCTGCCTGATCAACCTGAAAAGCTGGGAAGAAAGAAAAGAGAGTGTGCATGACATCATTGAGGCGCTGGAGAAAAAATCCGAGGCCCTGGGCGCCAAGGTGGAATTTTTTGAACCACCTGCCATTCCCGGCTTCGGTACCTCTGGCGGGTTTTCCTTGCGCCTTCTCGACAAATCGGGTGAAACCAATTACCAGGAACTTGAAAAAGTCACTCAGGAGTTTATGCGCAATCTGGAAAAACGAAAAGAAATTCGAGGCCTGTTTACTTTTTACAACGCCACATACCCGCAATACAAAATCAAAATAGATAACCAATTGGCCATGCAAAAGGGCGTATCCATCAACAACGCCATGGAAAATTTGAATATTCTCATCAGCGGTTCCTACGAGCAGGGCTTTATCCGGTTTGGACGCTTTTTCAAAGTGTTCACCCAGGCCGCACCGGAGTACAGAAGGAATCTGGATGACCTGAACAATTATTTTGTCAAGAACGATCACGGCGAAATGGTTCCATACAGCTCCTTTATGACCACTGAGAAAACACAGGGGGCCAATGAAATTACCCGCTATAACCTCTATAACTCGGCGGTCATTCGGGGCTTTCCCGGCAATAACTTCACCTCGGGCGATGCCATTGACGCCATAAAAGACGTGGCGCTGAAAACCCTCCCCAGAGGCTACGATATTGCCTGGGAGGATCTCTCATACGATCAGGCCAAGCGAGGAAATGAATTTGCCGTTATCTCCCTGATCGTGGTGCTATTTGTTTACTTGGTCTTGGCGGCTCAGTACGAGAGCTTTGTATTACCCCTGGCCGTGCTATTATCCCTGCCCATCGGGATTTTTGGGTCTTACTTCATGCTCAAGCTCATGGGGTTGGCAAACGATGTCTACGCACAGATCGCGATCATCACGCTGATCGGGCTTTTGGGTAAAAACGCGGTGTTGATTGTCGAGTTTGCGGTGCAAAAGCGCAATGAAGGCTTATCCATACTGGAGGCTGCGCTTGAAGGGGCAAAAATGCGTTTCAGGCCGATCTTGATGACCTCCTTCGCCTTTATAGCCGGACTCCTGCCACTGGTCTTGTCGCACGGCGCGGGCGCGGTGGGAAACAGAACGCTGGGCTCTTCCGCCATGGGCGGCATGATTTCCGGGACCCTGATTGGCATCGTCATCATCCCCGGATTGTATTTTGCGTTTGCAACCCTGGTCGACGGAAAAAAGCTACTGCAGGATGAAACGCAGACCACCTTGACAGAAGCAATCGTCGGCAAAAAAGCCAGGAACAAGACACAGTTCAAAATACTCAGGCTGATGTTCAGGCGACTCATTCGCAAACTGAGAACCTCCCGGCAAATCAGCAAACCGGATTAA
- a CDS encoding efflux RND transporter periplasmic adaptor subunit codes for MNLIKKSIFIHCALITLFLTGCQAPHESKEPEYTYQVSKPLVKDMKLNDEYVCQIRAIQHIELRSLEKGYLQKKFVDEGQLVRQGQLLFQIKPNVYKADVDKSEAEVDLAEIELKNNKALVEKDIISKSEAAMSAAKLAKASAELEMAQTHLGFTEIRAPFSGLIGRFGDIRIGSLLDEGDLLTTLSDNHRMWVYFNVPEARYLDYMKRRRNNIAQTVQLKLANNDLYPEAGTIETIESDFNNTSGNIAFRASFNNPRTLLRHGETGTILWPKLIKHAVIIPQKSTFEILDKKFVLVVDKNGVLHEREIEVAEEAPNIFILKSGLSPDEMFLLERQSKIYKGDKIKYRMIDPKAVINHLELYAN; via the coding sequence ATGAACCTGATCAAGAAATCCATTTTTATTCACTGTGCCCTAATCACGTTGTTTTTAACGGGCTGTCAGGCGCCTCATGAAAGCAAGGAGCCAGAATACACCTATCAGGTGAGCAAGCCTCTGGTAAAGGATATGAAGCTGAATGACGAATATGTTTGCCAGATTCGAGCCATTCAACATATTGAGCTGCGCTCGCTGGAAAAGGGGTATTTGCAAAAAAAATTCGTAGACGAAGGACAACTGGTTCGGCAGGGACAACTGCTCTTTCAGATCAAGCCGAATGTTTACAAAGCCGATGTTGATAAATCCGAGGCTGAAGTGGATCTGGCTGAAATTGAGCTAAAGAACAACAAGGCATTGGTGGAAAAAGATATTATTTCCAAAAGTGAAGCGGCCATGTCTGCCGCCAAATTAGCCAAAGCCTCGGCGGAACTGGAGATGGCCCAGACGCATCTGGGTTTTACTGAAATTCGGGCCCCTTTCAGTGGGTTGATTGGCAGGTTCGGAGACATCCGGATTGGCAGTTTGCTGGATGAGGGAGATCTGCTGACCACGTTGAGTGATAACCACAGAATGTGGGTGTATTTCAACGTTCCTGAAGCCCGTTACCTGGACTATATGAAACGCAGACGGAACAATATTGCCCAGACCGTTCAATTGAAGCTGGCCAACAATGACCTGTACCCTGAAGCCGGAACGATCGAAACGATTGAGTCCGATTTTAACAATACATCGGGAAACATTGCATTTCGAGCGAGTTTCAACAATCCCCGTACACTCTTGCGTCACGGAGAAACCGGGACTATCCTGTGGCCAAAGTTAATCAAACACGCTGTCATTATTCCCCAGAAATCAACATTCGAAATATTAGACAAAAAATTTGTACTGGTAGTCGATAAAAATGGCGTCCTCCACGAGCGCGAGATTGAAGTGGCCGAGGAGGCCCCCAATATCTTCATTCTCAAGTCGGGTCTTAGCCCGGACGAAATGTTCTTGCTTGAAAGACAAAGCAAAATCTACAAAGGGGACAAAATTAAATACAGGATGATAGACCCCAAAGCTGTCATCAATCACCTGGAATTGTATGCCAATTAA
- a CDS encoding Chromate resistance protein ChrB, whose amino-acid sequence MKWLVFSYSLPSNLTAASRVRIWRKLRKSGAISPKLGVHVLPYNDDCVETVRWLAAEVEQESGEAIVMQVDRFENLPDDKVIDIFRNERMADYRQIEAFISELEALLETQHAEQAKDPNKVVSIKRDIRKAKKNIDEVARVDFFKIYDKRRLLDRLHHLQKTLLTGNLILMFFFSMGGLNASTLREMMDELQGEQMEVSQNNDVKLKRPQVK is encoded by the coding sequence ATGAAATGGCTCGTTTTTTCCTACTCATTGCCTTCCAATCTCACGGCAGCCTCCAGGGTTCGCATTTGGCGAAAATTACGCAAGTCGGGTGCCATTTCCCCCAAGCTGGGTGTTCATGTTTTACCCTACAACGATGACTGCGTGGAGACGGTTCGCTGGCTAGCCGCCGAAGTGGAGCAGGAAAGCGGTGAAGCCATTGTCATGCAGGTCGATCGGTTTGAAAATCTGCCGGATGACAAGGTAATCGATATTTTTCGGAATGAGCGCATGGCGGATTACCGGCAAATTGAAGCGTTCATCAGTGAATTGGAAGCGCTGCTTGAAACACAACACGCTGAGCAGGCCAAGGATCCGAATAAAGTGGTCTCCATTAAGCGGGATATCCGCAAGGCCAAAAAAAATATTGATGAAGTCGCTCGGGTGGATTTCTTTAAAATCTATGATAAACGGCGTTTGCTGGATCGGTTGCACCATCTCCAAAAAACCTTGCTAACCGGCAATTTAATCCTGATGTTCTTCTTTTCCATGGGCGGGCTCAACGCATCGACCCTGCGGGAAATGATGGATGAACTTCAAGGTGAGCAAATGGAAGTCTCTCAAAATAACGACGTTAAACTTAAGCGACCCCAGGTAAAATAA
- a CDS encoding DUF1624 domain-containing protein: MPSASPDSTSRINSIDIVRGLAITLMTVDHAREFFFKRISLSDPLCVGCLPPEVFFTRWLTHFCAPTFVFLAGVSAYLYSQKPGLSKKDLCQFLITRGFILILLEITLINVSWTFIVPPTTLYLQVIWAIGMSMIALAGMIWLPRPLQILITALLIAAHPLLDNVHFMEGTPQHVLCSILHERNLIPITDTFKIRTSYPLIPWIGMMSAGFLTGPLFNKTIPARQRKRWLLWGGTALLLGFAILRWGNLYGEAGLFTPAAGQPLQTLMSFVNLTKYPPSFLFTLMTVGGTCLALGWLEGPRNAVTTVLLQFGRVSMFYYLLHLYLLHGAAFIAARLWPPSAGEKFSVPDIGWVWLIAAACLLMSYPLIQQYAALKKRHPNSWLRFF, translated from the coding sequence TTGCCATCAGCCTCTCCCGATTCCACGTCCCGAATAAACAGTATCGACATCGTGCGAGGGCTGGCCATCACCCTGATGACCGTGGATCACGCCCGTGAGTTTTTCTTTAAACGGATTTCCCTGTCTGATCCGCTGTGCGTGGGCTGCCTGCCCCCCGAAGTCTTTTTTACCCGCTGGCTGACCCATTTTTGCGCCCCCACCTTTGTCTTTCTGGCCGGGGTCTCCGCTTATCTATACAGCCAAAAACCGGGCCTCAGCAAAAAAGACTTGTGCCAGTTCCTCATCACACGGGGTTTTATTCTCATCTTGCTGGAAATCACCCTCATCAACGTTTCCTGGACGTTTATCGTCCCCCCCACCACCTTGTACCTGCAGGTCATCTGGGCCATCGGAATGAGCATGATCGCCCTGGCAGGAATGATATGGCTCCCTCGCCCCCTGCAGATCCTGATCACCGCTTTGCTGATTGCCGCTCATCCGTTGCTGGACAACGTTCATTTTATGGAAGGCACCCCGCAACACGTTCTCTGCTCCATCCTGCATGAGCGCAACCTGATTCCCATTACCGACACTTTCAAAATACGGACCTCCTATCCCCTGATTCCCTGGATTGGCATGATGAGCGCCGGTTTTTTGACGGGTCCCTTGTTTAATAAAACCATCCCCGCCCGGCAACGAAAGCGTTGGCTGCTTTGGGGAGGGACTGCGCTGCTATTGGGGTTTGCCATCCTCCGGTGGGGCAACCTCTACGGAGAAGCAGGTCTGTTTACCCCGGCTGCGGGCCAGCCGCTGCAAACCCTGATGTCTTTTGTCAACCTGACCAAATACCCGCCCTCCTTTTTATTCACCCTGATGACAGTGGGTGGAACCTGCCTGGCGCTGGGCTGGCTGGAAGGCCCCCGAAACGCTGTCACAACCGTGCTACTCCAGTTTGGGCGTGTGTCCATGTTTTACTACCTGCTGCATTTGTACCTCCTGCACGGGGCAGCCTTCATAGCAGCCCGACTGTGGCCACCTTCTGCTGGGGAAAAGTTCAGTGTGCCGGACATTGGATGGGTGTGGCTAATTGCCGCAGCTTGCCTGCTCATGTCTTACCCTTTGATTCAGCAATACGCCGCCCTGAAAAAACGGCATCCCAACAGCTGGCTGCGCTTCTTCTAA
- a CDS encoding PAS domain S-box protein translates to MIIPPVYESGSLLDAIFRQSCAGVGLVDTSGYFVSVNPRLCQITGYTESELLQRTFGSITHPDDLAVDDQQAARLFKGEIENYELEKRYIRKSGDWVWVYISCSLVKPPTHTEADHATESPLGLAVIQDITQLKQKEAELIESQKRLETSEAHFRFVTDSVPVMIWLTDASLNTTYLNQAWQEFTGLTPEELLSSGWLTQIHPEERESVRQAFLQAADQRAQISLEYRLKRKDGEYRYMSEAGIPLTTDNGDFQGYIGYVIDITERKQAEFVITQNESTWRALANSIPQQAWMADAEGYRFWLNQPYLDYTGSTMEASQGWGWTSFIREDQAEALVENIRLASHTKAPFEATVAIRAKNGQYRWFLSRAMPIENADGEIIRWFGTNTDIHELQEMQEALERSQRQLAISNRDLEQFAAIASHDLQAPLRKAKSFCEMIRPRLQVQLDPETYSLMGRIHASLESMQSLVSDLLSLSQVSTEAQAFDLIDLSPILKRVITTLSDLIEETGAVIQIKQLVQVYGDGEQLTLLIQNLLENAIKYQPPGQKPQVEIEAINPERHLCQISVRDNGIGFSQSQAERIFRPFERLHGKSSAYHGNGIGLAICHRIVERHNGHIWATSSPGQGSVFVIQLPVPTLAAR, encoded by the coding sequence GTGATTATCCCACCAGTGTATGAGTCCGGGTCCTTGCTTGACGCCATTTTCAGGCAAAGTTGCGCAGGTGTGGGACTGGTAGATACCAGTGGCTATTTTGTCAGTGTCAATCCCCGACTTTGCCAAATTACCGGCTATACCGAATCTGAACTGTTGCAGCGCACGTTCGGCAGTATTACCCATCCGGATGATCTGGCCGTTGATGATCAGCAGGCCGCACGGCTCTTTAAGGGCGAAATCGAGAACTATGAGCTGGAAAAGCGTTATATCCGAAAATCGGGAGATTGGGTCTGGGTTTATATTTCCTGTTCACTGGTTAAACCGCCCACCCACACCGAGGCGGACCATGCCACGGAATCCCCGCTGGGGTTGGCCGTGATCCAGGATATTACGCAGCTAAAACAGAAAGAAGCCGAATTGATTGAAAGCCAGAAGAGGCTGGAGACCAGTGAGGCCCACTTTCGCTTCGTCACCGATAGCGTTCCTGTCATGATCTGGCTGACGGACGCCAGCCTGAACACGACTTATCTTAATCAGGCCTGGCAAGAATTTACCGGCCTCACCCCGGAAGAACTCCTGTCATCAGGCTGGCTGACCCAAATTCACCCGGAAGAGCGAGAGAGTGTGCGACAGGCATTCCTGCAGGCCGCTGACCAGCGTGCGCAAATCTCGCTGGAGTATCGGTTAAAACGAAAAGATGGTGAGTACCGCTACATGTCCGAAGCTGGCATTCCTTTGACCACTGACAACGGAGATTTTCAGGGTTATATCGGGTATGTCATCGACATCACCGAGCGCAAGCAGGCAGAGTTTGTTATCACCCAAAATGAGTCCACCTGGCGGGCGCTGGCCAATTCCATTCCCCAGCAAGCATGGATGGCCGACGCCGAAGGCTACCGATTCTGGCTGAATCAACCGTACCTGGACTACACCGGCTCGACCATGGAGGCGTCTCAAGGCTGGGGGTGGACTTCGTTCATTCGGGAAGATCAGGCCGAGGCGCTGGTGGAGAACATCCGGCTTGCCAGCCATACCAAAGCCCCGTTTGAGGCGACTGTGGCCATACGGGCTAAAAATGGACAGTATCGATGGTTTCTGTCCCGCGCGATGCCCATTGAAAATGCTGACGGAGAGATCATACGCTGGTTTGGCACCAATACGGACATCCACGAGCTGCAGGAGATGCAAGAGGCTCTGGAGCGCAGCCAAAGGCAACTGGCCATCAGCAACCGGGATTTGGAACAATTCGCCGCCATTGCCTCCCATGACTTGCAGGCGCCCCTGAGAAAAGCCAAGAGCTTTTGCGAAATGATCCGGCCCCGCCTGCAGGTCCAGCTCGACCCGGAAACCTACAGCCTGATGGGTCGGATTCATGCATCGCTGGAAAGCATGCAAAGTCTGGTTTCAGATTTATTATCGCTGTCGCAGGTGTCCACTGAGGCCCAGGCCTTTGATTTGATTGATCTTTCCCCCATTTTAAAACGCGTTATCACCACGCTATCGGATTTAATCGAGGAAACAGGGGCCGTCATCCAAATCAAGCAACTCGTTCAGGTCTATGGGGATGGGGAACAGCTGACCCTGCTAATCCAGAATCTGCTGGAAAACGCCATTAAATACCAGCCGCCCGGACAGAAGCCGCAGGTTGAAATTGAGGCCATCAATCCCGAGCGCCACTTGTGCCAGATATCCGTGCGTGATAACGGCATTGGCTTTTCTCAAAGTCAGGCGGAACGAATATTTCGACCCTTTGAGCGCCTGCACGGGAAGTCCAGCGCTTATCACGGCAACGGCATTGGTCTGGCCATATGCCACCGGATTGTGGAACGACACAACGGCCACATCTGGGCCACCAGCAGCCCGGGCCAAGGCTCGGTGTTTGTAATTCAGCTGCCCGTACCCACCCTGGCGGCCAGATAG
- a CDS encoding sugar phosphate isomerase/epimerase family protein — translation MIERIFAAPKGPALEAGIQFALTHGLDYEIPTFYHVENLDNRHQEILRYRHLLKDFRGILSMHGPIFDTNVVSLDPEILKVSRHRYKQAIEVAKALDVRYLVFHSQWTPIYRAANATYMWLNKVTDFWERLLEEEVRDTNLTIVIENFLDDSPESIHALLSRINSPHLKACVDIGHINIFSKLSPIDWLQELGSQVAYIHAHNNGGALDSHDSFEKGLIDMPGFLNHLALLPQKIHLAIETSTLEGLASSYAMIAPHLAVQKEQFGAKSFLI, via the coding sequence ATGATTGAACGGATATTTGCCGCCCCCAAAGGCCCAGCGCTTGAAGCCGGAATTCAATTCGCCCTGACTCACGGGCTGGACTATGAAATTCCGACCTTTTACCACGTGGAAAACCTGGACAACCGACACCAGGAGATCCTCCGTTATCGTCATCTGCTGAAGGATTTTCGGGGCATTCTCTCCATGCACGGCCCTATTTTTGACACCAACGTGGTCAGCCTGGACCCGGAAATCCTGAAAGTGTCCCGGCATCGCTACAAACAGGCCATTGAGGTGGCTAAGGCGCTGGATGTGCGCTATCTGGTCTTTCACTCCCAGTGGACCCCCATTTACAGGGCCGCCAATGCCACTTACATGTGGCTGAACAAGGTGACTGACTTTTGGGAAAGGCTATTAGAGGAAGAGGTTCGGGACACCAACCTGACCATTGTGATTGAAAACTTTCTTGATGACAGTCCCGAGTCCATTCACGCCCTGCTCAGCCGGATTAACTCGCCCCATCTCAAGGCCTGCGTGGATATCGGGCACATTAATATTTTTTCCAAACTCTCTCCCATTGACTGGCTGCAAGAACTGGGGAGTCAGGTGGCCTACATCCACGCCCACAACAACGGGGGAGCGCTGGATAGCCATGATTCCTTTGAAAAAGGCCTGATTGACATGCCCGGGTTCCTGAACCATCTGGCCCTACTGCCCCAAAAGATCCATCTGGCCATTGAAACCTCCACCCTGGAAGGCTTGGCCAGTAGCTACGCCATGATAGCCCCTCATCTTGCCGTCCAGAAAGAGCAATTCGGAGCCAAGAGCTTCCTGATCTAG
- a CDS encoding STAS domain-containing protein, whose amino-acid sequence MDLSNRFLPDCVVVDVIDDKFGYPKTMVLKNHVAKLLMEGHRHVVLNLSQVQTLDSFGIAVLISLLKLCREIKGNLTLFGLNKQVSNLMEITHMDRVLDIWESEAQAISQVRAAQS is encoded by the coding sequence ATGGATTTGTCCAATCGTTTTTTGCCGGACTGCGTTGTGGTGGACGTGATAGACGATAAGTTCGGCTATCCCAAGACCATGGTCTTGAAAAACCATGTCGCCAAGTTGCTTATGGAAGGTCACCGGCATGTGGTGCTAAATTTGTCACAGGTGCAGACGCTGGACAGTTTTGGTATTGCCGTTTTAATTTCCTTGCTGAAGCTCTGCCGGGAAATCAAAGGCAATTTGACCCTGTTCGGGTTGAATAAGCAAGTGTCCAATCTCATGGAAATAACCCACATGGATCGGGTGCTGGATATCTGGGAATCTGAGGCGCAGGCCATCAGTCAGGTGCGCGCAGCGCAGTCCTAG